The sequence below is a genomic window from Rickettsia prowazekii str. Breinl.
TTAAGAAACTTTTTAAATCTGCAAAATCGAAAGGTTTAAAGAAAATTTCAGCATTACCACCTACTTTAAACCATGTCAGATGTTTTAAATTATAATCTTTTTTATACTCACCTTTGATTATCGGTAAAATTGACATATTGTTACTTTCATTGCATAACTTTATCATTGGATTTTGTATCACAGTCTGTATTTTCTAAAATCTCGTGTGATAACAATCTCCTATCTAATTCATTAGCAAAACTTGAAATATTGCCTGCTCCCATCATAATGATCATATCACCGGAAGCTGCATTGTCTATAATAATACTAACAACATCATCTAGTTCTGCTAGAAAATTTGCCTTATCATGATGCTTATTCTGCGTCATCTTATCAACTAAACTTTGTCCTGTAATTCCTTCTATAGGGGTTTCACCTGCAGCATATATATTGGTAATATAGAGTATATCTGCATCCGCAAAGCAAAGCATAAAATCATCAAATAAATACTTGATTCTTGAATATCTGTGAGGTTGGAAAATCGCTATAACTTTACCGTTTTGTTGATTTGCTATATTTTTAGCAGTTGCAAGCGTTGCCTTTATTTCCTCAGGGTGATGAGCGTAATCATCAATAATCACAGCTTTATTATATTCAGCTACTTTAGTAAATCTCCTTTTTACTCCTTTAAAATTATTAAAGCCATTTTTAATAGCTTTAATACCAAAATCTAATTCTATCCCAACTGCAATTGCAGCAAGACTATTTAAAATATTATGTCTTCCAGGTGTGGGAATAGTAATTTTTTCAATAATAGTTGTGCCTAGTACATTTGGTAGACTAATTTTTACGTCAAAAGTAGAGGAAGCAATATCAGTATTAATATTAAATGCTATAATATGAGCATCTTCTGAATCAATTCCATAAGTAATAATTTTCCTTTCAGTAATATCATCTACTAACTTACGCACTATTTTATGATCGATACAACAAACAGCAAAACCATAAAAAGGTAGATTTGTAATAAAACTTCTAAAAGCACCAATTAATATTTCAAAATCTTGATAATAATCTAAATGCTCAGGATCAATATTAGTGATTATCGCAATAGTTGATGGAATGTGAATAAACGTTGCATCAGATTCATCAGCTTCAGCAATTAAATAATTACTTGAACCAAGATATGCATTAGTAGATTTATTATTTATAATTCCACCATTAATAACCGTAGGACATAAGCCAGCTGCTTCAAATAAACAAGCAATTAAAGAAGTAGTAGTGGTTTTACCGTGCGATCCAGAAACTGCTACTGAACATTTTAATCTCATAAGTTCAGCAAGCATTTCAGCACGCCTAATAATCGGAATTTTACGTTCTAAGGCCTCTTTTATTTCAGGATTATTTTGGTTAATCGCTGATGAAATAACAACATACGAAACATTTTTAATGTTCTGCTTAGCCTGTCCTAAAAATATTTTAATACCGTATGACTCAAGTCTTTTAGTATTATAATTTTCTACTAAATCGGAACCTTGTACTTTATAACCTAGATTATGTAATATCTCAGCTATACCACTCATTCCAACACCACCGATACCTATAAAATGTATGGTTCCTAAAGTTTGATTAGATTTTTTTAATTCAAGTAATAGCATTTAAGTTTAATAATTTAAAATTGAATTCGTCATAAAGATCATTACCTATGTTATAAAGTATAATAATTGATGCACTACAAATACTATGTAATACTATAATTTTGCTTACTTATTAAGTATATGCCTTATCTTATGGATTCCTTGAGAGTTTCAAAATTGATCTTGTTATAATTATAACGTTTTTATACTTCATCTACCCTATCAAATTTTGCTTCAGAATAAAAATTCCCTTGCAGTCCACTCACTTTTAGATCAATTAAAAATTTAGCTATTTCTCCGTTTTCTACAAATTCAGCTACAGTTGCAATACCTAAATCTTCTGAAATTTTAATTAATCTTTCTACAAAATATCTACTTTGTATATCACTTGTAATACTACGAACATATTTACCATCAATTTTAATAATATCAATTGCTAAGCTTTGAAGTTGTTTAAAAGAAGTGAAACCAGAACCAAAATCATCTAATGCAAATTTACATCCGTACTTACGTAGTTTATTAATAAATAAAGTTATTTTATCATAATTTTCATTGAAAGAAGTTTCTGTAATCTCAATAATTAAACGATCTCGAACATTATGAGTTTTCAATAAGCTTTCTGCTATTTCACATAAAGCTTCATCGCTTGTTCCTATATTTGAAATATTAACTGCTAACATTAAGTTAGGATTACGTGCAAGTTCGTTAACAGTCATTTCTAAAACGATTTGATCAATTATAAAAATCAATCCTTTATTTTCAGCAATAGGTATTATATGCCCTACAGAAATATAAGCACCATTCTCGTCAGGTATACGGAGAAGACACTCATAATAATGAATTTTCATAGTATTACGATCTATTATAGGCTGATAAGCAAATCGCATAGTCTTTTCCGCTAAGGCTTGTCGTAATAAGTTCAGCTGAAGATTAGATTGTCTTATATTTTTCACATCATGTGCTGTACTACTATATTCACGATAATAATAATTATTATTTTGAGCAAGTAACATATTTAATGCTTTTTCAATTGATTTCGCATTATTCATTACTGTTGTAAATTTAATGCTTGCTATATAACAATGCATATAAAGTGCTGGCCTATCTTTATTAATATAAAGCTGCGACAATAAATATAATTTTCTAGCAAAATTTTTAATTAGGTCAGAATCAGTGGTCTTGAGTATAAATAATATTCTATCTTTATTTATTATCTTAAATGTCGTAAAAATATTCAGTTCTTTGCTTACATCTTCAATGATTTGATCTAAATCCTGAATAACAAAATGCTTATCTTGCTCTATAAATTCTATTTCATCATAATTAACTAATCTACAAGCAAAACACACACCTTTT
It includes:
- the murC gene encoding UDP-N-acetylmuramate--L-alanine ligase, translating into MLLLELKKSNQTLGTIHFIGIGGVGMSGIAEILHNLGYKVQGSDLVENYNTKRLESYGIKIFLGQAKQNIKNVSYVVISSAINQNNPEIKEALERKIPIIRRAEMLAELMRLKCSVAVSGSHGKTTTTSLIACLFEAAGLCPTVINGGIINNKSTNAYLGSSNYLIAEADESDATFIHIPSTIAIITNIDPEHLDYYQDFEILIGAFRSFITNLPFYGFAVCCIDHKIVRKLVDDITERKIITYGIDSEDAHIIAFNINTDIASSTFDVKISLPNVLGTTIIEKITIPTPGRHNILNSLAAIAVGIELDFGIKAIKNGFNNFKGVKRRFTKVAEYNKAVIIDDYAHHPEEIKATLATAKNIANQQNGKVIAIFQPHRYSRIKYLFDDFMLCFADADILYITNIYAAGETPIEGITGQSLVDKMTQNKHHDKANFLAELDDVVSIIIDNAASGDMIIMMGAGNISSFANELDRRLLSHEILENTDCDTKSNDKVMQ
- a CDS encoding EAL domain-containing protein, which encodes MIKIAMLELITDSKNLQYEIDKLQKGVCFACRLVNYDEIEFIEQDKHFVIQDLDQIIEDVSKELNIFTTFKIINKDRILFILKTTDSDLIKNFARKLYLLSQLYINKDRPALYMHCYIASIKFTTVMNNAKSIEKALNMLLAQNNNYYYREYSSTAHDVKNIRQSNLQLNLLRQALAEKTMRFAYQPIIDRNTMKIHYYECLLRIPDENGAYISVGHIIPIAENKGLIFIIDQIVLEMTVNELARNPNLMLAVNISNIGTSDEALCEIAESLLKTHNVRDRLIIEITETSFNENYDKITLFINKLRKYGCKFALDDFGSGFTSFKQLQSLAIDIIKIDGKYVRSITSDIQSRYFVERLIKISEDLGIATVAEFVENGEIAKFLIDLKVSGLQGNFYSEAKFDRVDEV